A genomic stretch from Aquila chrysaetos chrysaetos chromosome 1, bAquChr1.4, whole genome shotgun sequence includes:
- the GPR78 gene encoding G-protein coupled receptor 78: MDLAGVLLALLLVLVLVVSLLSNLLVLLCFVYSTEIRKQVAGVFLVNLSFCNLLLTVLNMPFTLLGILRNQQPLGGCVCKAVGFLETFLTSNTMLSMAALSIDKWIAVVFPLSYTSKMRYKDAVILMGYSWLHSLTFPLVSLFYSWVDYSSVYASCTLHLKEETERRRFTVFTIVFHSTSFMLSLVILCFTYLKVLKVARFHCKRIDIITMQTLVLLVDIHPSVKQRCLNEQKRRRQRATKKISIFIGSFVICFGPYIITRLIELLPFVTINYYWGIISKCLTYSKAASDPFVYSLLRQQYKKVLINIVNRILKRDLYPSSGYNSSLDTENDYCLHRTN; the protein is encoded by the exons ATGGACTTGGCAGGCGTGCTGCTGGCGTTGCTCCTCGTGCTGGTGCTGGTTGTCTCTCTGCTCTCCAACCTCCTGGTGCTGCTATGCTTCGTCTACAGTACGGAGATCCGCAAGCAGGTCGCCGGGGTTTTCCTGGTGAACTTATCCTTTTGCAACCTGCTCCTCACCGTCCTGAACATGCCTTTCACCCTGCTGGGGATCCTGAGGAACCAGCAACCCCTCGGAGGCTGCGTCTGCAAAGCGGTGGGTTTCCTGGAAACTTTCCTGACTTCCAACACGATGCTGAGCATGGCAGCGCTCAGCATCGACAAATGGATTGCCGTGGTGTTCCCCTTAAGCTACACCAGCAAGATGCGGTATAAGGACGCTGTGATATTGATGGGCTACTCGTGGCTCCACTCCCTCACGTTCCCCTTGGTATCCTTGTTTTACTCATGGGTAGATTACAGCAGCGTTTATGCCTCTTGCACCTTACACCTGAAGGAAGAGACGGAGCGGAGAAGGTTTACAGTGTTCACCATCGTCTTTCACTCCACCAGTTTCATGCTGTCGCTGGTGATCTTGTGTTTCACCTATTTAAAGGTGTTGAAAGTTGCCCGATTCCACTGCAAGCGGATAGACATTATTACCATGCAGACTCTGGTTCTGCTGGTGGATATCCACCCCAG TGTGAAGCAGCGCTGTCTTAATGAGCAGAAACGGAGGAGGCAGCGGGCTACcaagaaaatcagtatttttatagGGTCGTTCGTGATCTGTTTTGGTCCTTACATTATCACCAG GTTGATAGAGCTCCTTCCTTTTGTTACCATAAATTACTACTGGGGAATTATAAGCAAGTGCCTCACCTACAGTAAGGCTGCATCAGATCCATTTGTTTACTCACTTTTACGTCAACAGTACAAAAAAGTTCTGATCAACATCGTCAACAGGATACTTAAGAGGGACCTGTATCCGTCATCGGGGTACAACAGCTCTCTCGACACCGAAAACGATTACTGCTTGCACAGAACAAACTAA